A single Pedobacter sp. PACM 27299 DNA region contains:
- a CDS encoding isoprenyl transferase — translation MGFKEQIDVTRLPEHIAIIMDGNGRWAKNQGKFRHFGHESGVLSVKDIVEGCADIGIKHLTVYAFSTENWNRPIEEVNALMELLISTINQETATLNKNNIRLNAIGDIASLPQKCIDDLKSAMDNTAKNTRCTLTLALSYSAKWEILEAAKKIAQKVKDQEIEIDAINEELFSAQLTTTDIPDPELMIRTSGEHRVSNFLLWQMAYTELYFTDKLWPDFRREDLFEAIVDYQKRERRFGKISEQLN, via the coding sequence ATGGGATTTAAAGAACAAATTGACGTTACACGCCTGCCTGAACACATCGCTATCATCATGGATGGAAACGGGAGATGGGCAAAAAATCAAGGCAAATTCAGGCATTTCGGCCATGAAAGTGGAGTACTCTCTGTGAAAGATATTGTGGAAGGCTGTGCCGATATCGGCATTAAACACCTGACTGTATATGCTTTTTCTACTGAAAACTGGAATAGACCTATTGAAGAAGTAAATGCTTTAATGGAATTACTGATCTCTACCATTAATCAGGAAACCGCTACACTCAACAAAAATAACATCCGGTTAAATGCCATCGGCGATATTGCCTCACTTCCTCAAAAGTGTATCGATGACTTGAAAAGTGCGATGGACAATACGGCGAAAAATACCCGTTGTACCCTTACTCTTGCCTTGAGTTACAGCGCGAAATGGGAAATCCTTGAAGCTGCTAAAAAAATAGCTCAAAAAGTTAAAGATCAGGAGATTGAAATCGATGCCATCAATGAAGAACTGTTTTCTGCCCAGCTCACTACCACCGATATTCCTGATCCGGAACTGATGATCAGAACCAGTGGAGAACATCGGGTGAGTAATTTTCTGCTTTGGCAAATGGCTTATACTGAACTGTATTTTACCGATAAGCTTTGGCCAGACTTCAGAAGGGAAGACCTTTTTGAAGCCATTGTAGACTACCAAAAACGCGAACGCCGCTTCGGTAAAATTAGTGAACAACTGAACTAA